A genomic region of Bacillus sp. 2205SS5-2 contains the following coding sequences:
- a CDS encoding DMT family transporter: MNLDWIKIFVAAFFEVLWVNGLKHADNFWTWTGTIIAIIISFYVMIMAGRKLPVGTVYAVFVGLGTVGTVFSEIVFFGEPFKTEKILLILLLLAGVIGLKLVTKDKVQEGDES; this comes from the coding sequence ATGAATCTAGATTGGATTAAAATATTTGTTGCTGCTTTCTTTGAAGTTCTTTGGGTCAATGGCTTAAAACATGCTGATAACTTTTGGACTTGGACTGGCACTATTATTGCTATCATCATTAGCTTTTATGTAATGATTATGGCGGGAAGAAAACTTCCTGTGGGAACTGTATATGCTGTTTTTGTGGGATTAGGTACAGTCGGAACTGTCTTTAGTGAGATAGTATTCTTTGGTGAACCATTTAAAACGGAAAAAATCCTTTTGATTTTACTTTTACTAGCAGGAGTAATTGGCTTGAAATTAGTGACAAAGGATAAAGTTCAGGAAGGTGATGAATCCTAA